A genome region from Methanobacterium bryantii includes the following:
- a CDS encoding CRISPR-associated helicase/endonuclease Cas3 yields MQSFAKRHIKNQNEFFQTIEGHTIDSLKILKAYIENNHEIITQFCERWDLNNELFLRNLFISIYLHDIGKLTEQFQDNIIQGKSSQKYPHAYYSFFLLNNIEYTQLLDIPIEKLAVLGHHTQLHRAIYDNDENFGKPKLLTENIFQFTENAIAIHKDLNFDKYFDFDGLEINKDNIKFKSSQARRLLKKTIKNVHKFDQKVILKSIFTYFFSILQLCDDYSSANFSKFIETYNGSIKLFDSVIENPEEYVTKLNIENPIKIVLGNHQPHDFQSELFKKSPKFSVLFAPCGRGKTEASLLWALNSMKSYDRNKIVFALPTQVTSNAMWERLCKMFGEGESDKEKMENGKKYVGLFHGKSFIKLKSEAMKENEDLNKEDIDEIQGDIFKGNVFFKPITVTTIDHLIYSFVHGFRQADFALGNLQNATIIFDEVHYYEKHTLNHLITLFRILKRFDIPHLLMSGTLPDFIREELEDYVEVVDKEGIEYTPFSFNLSDDNLIKISKATDENEWNTLINQKILDSIINQYNLGLKQFIILNTVKRSQEFYKVLKRNLEEKYDNPNVILYHSQFIYKDRMEKESEIRDKSEKGPFILIATQVIEISLDISCDVMYTEIAPPDAIGQRGGRLNRKGKTCFTNGISHEMKIFAPESHLPYDEELLQKTKNNILNGPISYKMVKEVCDEIYGDYKLKKTNLEKIFKECALFGYRPIEIAFGEDEGRLLEIREEKVQKIDVIPCKYYENEKKNLQVENQVKIPLWWYQNDQKEHGNELEYFEIVSKLIGRKEKHYMICEMDYNDEIGFNYGKKAQCTSNGNML; encoded by the coding sequence TCTGAATAATGAACTTTTTTTGAGAAATTTATTTATTAGCATTTATCTTCATGATATAGGAAAACTTACAGAGCAATTTCAAGATAATATTATTCAAGGAAAGTCTTCTCAAAAGTATCCACATGCATATTATTCTTTCTTTTTGTTAAATAATATAGAATATACTCAATTATTGGATATTCCTATAGAAAAATTGGCTGTTTTGGGGCATCATACTCAGCTTCATAGGGCTATTTATGATAATGATGAGAATTTTGGGAAACCAAAGCTCTTAACTGAAAATATATTTCAATTCACTGAAAACGCGATTGCTATACATAAAGATCTTAATTTTGATAAATATTTCGACTTTGATGGCTTGGAAATAAATAAGGATAATATCAAATTCAAATCTAGTCAAGCTAGAAGGTTATTGAAAAAAACTATAAAAAATGTTCATAAATTTGACCAAAAAGTAATTTTAAAATCGATTTTCACCTATTTTTTCTCAATTCTTCAACTATGTGATGATTACTCAAGTGCAAATTTCTCTAAATTCATTGAGACTTATAATGGAAGTATTAAACTTTTTGATTCGGTTATAGAGAATCCTGAAGAGTATGTTACCAAATTAAACATAGAAAATCCAATAAAAATTGTTTTAGGGAATCATCAACCTCACGATTTCCAATCAGAACTTTTCAAAAAATCGCCTAAATTTTCAGTTCTATTTGCTCCATGTGGAAGGGGAAAAACTGAAGCATCTCTTTTATGGGCCTTAAATTCTATGAAAAGTTATGATAGAAATAAAATTGTTTTTGCTTTGCCTACGCAGGTAACAAGCAATGCGATGTGGGAACGATTATGTAAAATGTTTGGTGAAGGAGAATCAGATAAGGAAAAAATGGAAAATGGTAAGAAATATGTGGGATTATTCCATGGTAAAAGCTTTATAAAACTTAAATCTGAAGCTATGAAAGAAAATGAAGATTTAAATAAAGAAGATATTGATGAAATACAAGGGGATATATTTAAAGGAAATGTATTTTTTAAACCCATAACTGTAACGACTATTGATCATTTGATTTATTCTTTTGTTCATGGATTTAGACAGGCAGATTTTGCTTTAGGAAACCTTCAAAATGCCACAATAATCTTTGATGAAGTACATTACTACGAAAAACATACTCTTAATCATTTGATCACTTTATTTAGAATTCTTAAACGATTTGATATTCCTCATTTACTAATGTCTGGAACACTTCCCGATTTTATTCGAGAGGAGTTAGAAGATTATGTGGAAGTAGTTGATAAGGAAGGTATTGAATACACTCCCTTTTCTTTTAATTTAAGTGATGATAATTTAATAAAAATCTCAAAAGCTACAGATGAAAATGAATGGAATACATTAATCAATCAAAAAATTCTTGATAGTATTATAAATCAATATAATCTTGGTTTAAAACAATTTATAATTTTAAATACTGTAAAAAGATCACAGGAATTTTATAAGGTACTAAAACGTAATTTAGAAGAGAAGTATGATAATCCAAATGTGATTTTATATCATTCACAGTTCATTTATAAAGATAGGATGGAAAAAGAATCAGAAATTAGAGATAAGTCTGAAAAAGGGCCTTTTATCTTGATAGCGACTCAAGTAATTGAAATATCTTTAGATATATCTTGTGATGTGATGTATACTGAAATTGCACCTCCTGATGCAATTGGCCAAAGAGGTGGGCGTCTTAATCGAAAAGGCAAAACTTGTTTTACTAATGGTATTTCTCATGAAATGAAAATATTCGCGCCTGAAAGTCATCTTCCTTATGATGAAGAATTATTGCAAAAAACGAAAAATAACATTTTAAATGGTCCAATATCTTATAAAATGGTTAAAGAAGTATGTGATGAGATTTATGGTGATTATAAACTGAAAAAAACCAATTTAGAAAAGATTTTCAAAGAATGCGCACTATTTGGGTACCGACCCATAGAAATTGCTTTTGGAGAAGATGAAGGAAGATTATTAGAAATAAGGGAAGAAAAAGTTCAAAAAATCGATGTAATTCCTTGTAAATATTATGAAAATGAAAAAAAGAATCTTCAAGTTGAAAATCAGGTTAAAATTCCACTTTGGTGGTATCAAAACGACCAGAAAGAGCACGGTAACGAATTAGAATATTTTGAAATTGTTTCCAAATTGATTGGTAGAAAAGAAAAGCATTATATGATTTGTGAAATGGATTATAATGATGAAATTGGCTTTAATTATGGTAAAAAAGCTCAATGCACTTCAAATGGTAATATGCTGTAA
- a CDS encoding TetR/AcrR family transcriptional regulator, producing MTGETEQKILEAALNLFAEKGYTGATTRVIAEEAGVSELTLFRKFKTKKNLFDTIISQNLEKMKKDLQSILINKKFNSNGEFLETFIRNYVESVEENFEVFFLVINDGTGEFEQSLSEFFRESAEYIEKNIGNSNIDPEAFALTIAGFTYIICIEKHKGRTIFNQEEVIENFINNSVKCVQ from the coding sequence ATGACGGGTGAAACTGAACAAAAAATTTTAGAGGCTGCTCTAAATTTATTTGCAGAAAAGGGTTATACTGGGGCTACTACCAGAGTTATAGCAGAAGAAGCAGGTGTTAGTGAATTAACACTATTTAGAAAATTTAAAACTAAAAAAAATCTTTTTGACACGATTATATCTCAAAATCTTGAAAAAATGAAAAAAGACCTTCAATCAATACTTATAAACAAAAAATTTAATAGCAATGGTGAATTTTTAGAAACTTTCATCAGAAATTACGTAGAATCAGTTGAAGAAAATTTTGAAGTATTCTTTTTAGTTATTAACGATGGCACGGGGGAATTTGAACAATCTCTGTCTGAATTTTTCAGGGAATCTGCAGAATATATTGAAAAAAATATTGGAAACAGCAACATAGATCCAGAGGCATTTGCTCTTACAATAGCTGGATTTACCTACATTATTTGCATTGAAAAACATAAAGGGCGCACTATATTCAATCAAGAGGAAGTAATAGAGAATTTTATAAATAATTCTGTTAAGTGTGTTCAATAA
- a CDS encoding nitroreductase family protein, which yields MEFLELIEKRYSVRAYKPDDIENEKLNTVLEAARLAPTATNYQPFQIIVIPTKDRENELNRIYPAG from the coding sequence ATGGAATTTTTAGAATTAATTGAAAAACGGTACAGTGTAAGAGCATATAAACCAGACGATATAGAAAATGAAAAACTGAATACAGTACTTGAAGCAGCTCGCCTTGCACCTACAGCAACCAACTATCAGCCTTTCCAGATTATAGTTATACCTACAAAAGACCGTGAAAATGAATTAAACCGCATTTATCCTGCAGGATAG
- a CDS encoding nitroreductase family protein gives MEKERRQKLYGYRCNNRYGPYNSCCPQTRSVWGIKNQRFFNATSTGLGTCWIGAFDADAAKEILKLPEGVEPVVFTPLRYPADEPCTKERKDLSELVRYEQG, from the coding sequence ATGGAAAAGGAGAGACGGCAAAAACTTTATGGATATAGATGCAACAATCGTTATGGACCATATAATTCTTGCTGCCCTCAAACACGAAGTGTTTGGGGCATAAAAAATCAACGATTTTTCAATGCTACAAGCACTGGACTTGGAACATGTTGGATTGGGGCTTTTGATGCCGACGCTGCTAAAGAAATTTTAAAGTTACCGGAAGGCGTTGAACCAGTTGTATTTACTCCCCTCAGATATCCAGCAGACGAACCCTGTACCAAAGAACGTAAGGACTTATCTGAACTTGTAAGATATGAACAAGGGTAA
- a CDS encoding HD domain-containing protein, whose amino-acid sequence MIEKLIERFFEAASMQRWNDHIRPVELTELDKQAHKMVIAYVIAKIEEDRKGKGHVNWLNLIESFIFEFLYRLVLTDIKPPVFHRMMAERRQELNNHVLTELKEDFDFLNDEKFKHKFESYFMQDENTLERRILRAAHYLATNWEFKIIYHSAPFIYGIEKTKENIENQIEDHYDLIGVQKILLGKKSYGFVDLCGQLRFQKRWAHSPRVPETSVLGHMLIVAITTYLCTIKMENEPCERRVYNNFFAGLFHDLPEVSTRDIISPIKSAAGLEDIIKDYENERMKEEVLPLLPKTWHDEMKYFTEDEFENKIKKEGVPQKGIKFKEMNKKYNRNEYSPIDGELIRACDKLAAFIETNLSIEYGITSRYLEEGRENIFDAYRTKVISGTDFGRIFNYFYKKKW is encoded by the coding sequence ATGATAGAAAAGCTGATTGAAAGATTTTTTGAGGCTGCAAGCATGCAGCGATGGAATGACCATATACGGCCAGTTGAATTAACAGAACTTGATAAACAGGCACATAAAATGGTGATAGCGTATGTCATCGCTAAGATTGAAGAAGATAGGAAAGGTAAAGGCCATGTTAACTGGCTAAATCTTATAGAAAGCTTTATTTTTGAGTTCCTTTACAGGTTAGTTTTAACAGATATCAAGCCTCCAGTTTTTCATAGAATGATGGCAGAAAGGCGTCAAGAATTAAATAATCATGTTTTAACTGAGCTTAAAGAAGATTTTGACTTTTTAAATGATGAAAAATTCAAACATAAATTTGAAAGTTATTTTATGCAGGATGAAAATACCCTTGAGAGGAGAATACTCCGTGCTGCACATTATCTGGCTACAAACTGGGAATTTAAGATAATATATCACTCAGCTCCTTTTATTTATGGAATAGAAAAGACAAAGGAGAATATAGAAAATCAAATTGAAGATCACTATGATTTAATCGGTGTTCAAAAAATTCTGCTTGGGAAGAAATCATATGGATTTGTGGACCTCTGCGGTCAGCTGCGTTTCCAAAAAAGGTGGGCGCATTCCCCTCGAGTACCAGAAACTTCAGTTCTGGGGCATATGCTGATAGTAGCCATAACTACTTATTTATGCACCATTAAAATGGAAAATGAACCATGTGAAAGGAGAGTTTATAATAATTTCTTTGCAGGTTTATTCCATGATTTGCCTGAGGTATCTACAAGGGATATCATTTCCCCAATAAAAAGCGCCGCAGGATTAGAAGATATAATCAAAGACTACGAAAATGAGCGCATGAAAGAAGAAGTACTCCCTTTACTTCCTAAAACATGGCACGACGAGATGAAATACTTTACTGAAGATGAATTTGAAAATAAGATTAAAAAAGAAGGCGTACCTCAAAAAGGAATTAAATTTAAGGAAATGAATAAAAAGTACAATAGAAATGAATATTCTCCAATTGATGGAGAATTAATAAGGGCATGTGATAAACTTGCTGCATTTATTGAGACTAATCTATCTATAGAATATGGAATAACTTCCAGATATCTTGAAGAAGGTAGAGAAAATATCTTTGATGCCTATAGAACTAAGGTAATTTCTGGAACAGATTTCGGCAGGATATTCAATTATTTTTATAAGAAAAAATGGTAA
- a CDS encoding TetR/AcrR family transcriptional regulator: MTDKTEQKILGAALKIFSEEGFKGATTRVIAQESGFSELTLFRKFETKENLFNSVLIKNRGDILEELDSMLVDKGFEDNKWFLETLIKNLAALTENNFEFVHILVYSKRQIAGDILMEIISHISQYIERVSPEKYTDSQVFALNIFSFVYFVVFDKNRRNFFDCDKAINEFIDHSVKCCNIS, translated from the coding sequence ATGACTGATAAGACCGAGCAGAAAATTTTAGGTGCTGCCTTAAAAATATTCTCGGAAGAAGGATTCAAAGGTGCTACTACTAGAGTTATAGCACAGGAATCTGGATTCAGCGAGCTAACTTTATTTCGAAAATTTGAAACCAAGGAAAATCTTTTTAACTCTGTTTTAATTAAAAATAGAGGAGATATACTGGAAGAATTGGATTCAATGCTGGTTGATAAGGGATTTGAAGATAATAAATGGTTTTTAGAGACCTTAATAAAAAATTTAGCTGCATTAACTGAAAATAACTTTGAATTTGTACATATTCTAGTTTATAGTAAACGTCAAATTGCAGGAGATATATTGATGGAGATTATAAGCCATATCAGCCAGTACATAGAAAGAGTTTCTCCAGAGAAGTATACTGACTCTCAGGTGTTTGCTTTAAACATTTTTTCATTTGTATACTTCGTTGTTTTTGATAAAAACCGGCGTAACTTTTTTGATTGTGATAAAGCAATTAATGAGTTTATAGATCACTCTGTAAAGTGTTGTAATATAAGTTGA
- the cas4 gene encoding CRISPR-associated protein Cas4: MLSDSEKNLRIIGTQIHYYFICKTKLWLFSHHIQMEQESDLVSLGKLLHEKSYKEEKEYTIDNLISIDFIKKQGCLELHEVKKSRTMKKSHEYQLLYYMYYLKQKKGIENIKGVINYPKIRKKVTINLDESKENELMDIIVDIGNILDMETPKPERMKICRKCAYFEFCWV; this comes from the coding sequence ATGCTCTCAGACTCCGAAAAAAACCTCCGGATAATAGGAACCCAAATTCACTACTATTTTATCTGCAAGACAAAGCTCTGGCTTTTTTCCCACCATATCCAGATGGAACAGGAATCTGATCTTGTATCCCTTGGAAAATTACTCCACGAGAAAAGCTACAAAGAGGAAAAGGAGTACACAATTGATAATTTAATTAGTATTGATTTTATTAAAAAACAGGGTTGCTTGGAACTTCATGAGGTTAAAAAGAGCCGTACGATGAAAAAATCTCATGAATACCAGCTCCTGTATTACATGTACTACTTGAAGCAGAAAAAGGGCATTGAAAATATCAAAGGGGTGATTAACTACCCTAAAATAAGAAAGAAAGTCACTATAAATTTGGACGAGTCTAAAGAGAATGAGTTGATGGATATAATTGTAGATATTGGTAATATTTTGGATATGGAAACTCCAAAGCCTGAAAGAATGAAAATCTGCAGGAAGTGTGCATATTTTGAGTTCTGCTGGGTTTAA
- the uppP gene encoding undecaprenyl-diphosphatase UppP, whose amino-acid sequence MTIIQAIILGIVQGLTEFLPVSSSAHLVLVPPLINVNYANPSQAVAFDTLLHLGTLLAVIAYFWKDIIHIITGFFSSIWDIFRGKFRTGLREDPSKRLVWLLVIGTIPAALTGILLNKQFEALFNNYVAVGFFLLITGVLLWAAERVKTGHKEIKEVSFKNALSIGIFQAFAIAPGISRSGSTIAAGLFSGLERELAARYSFLLAIPTIAGAALVQVKDIGTGLEANTAALVSGFLAALIVGFLAIKLLLKLIKERTLMIFAYYCWIVGAVTLIISHLYGLI is encoded by the coding sequence ATAACGATAATTCAGGCCATAATCCTGGGAATTGTTCAAGGATTAACAGAGTTTCTGCCAGTAAGCAGTTCTGCCCATTTGGTTCTGGTACCCCCTCTAATAAACGTAAATTACGCAAACCCCAGTCAAGCCGTTGCTTTTGATACCCTTTTACATTTAGGTACACTGTTAGCTGTAATAGCATACTTCTGGAAAGATATTATCCATATTATAACTGGTTTTTTTTCAAGCATCTGGGATATTTTCAGGGGAAAATTCAGAACTGGTTTAAGGGAAGACCCTTCCAAAAGATTAGTTTGGCTTTTAGTAATAGGAACCATTCCTGCAGCTTTAACAGGCATACTACTCAATAAACAGTTTGAAGCTCTTTTCAATAACTATGTTGCAGTAGGTTTTTTCCTGCTTATAACAGGTGTCCTGCTCTGGGCTGCTGAAAGAGTTAAAACCGGGCATAAAGAAATCAAAGAAGTAAGCTTTAAAAATGCTCTAAGCATTGGTATTTTTCAGGCATTCGCCATAGCCCCCGGAATCTCCCGATCTGGATCTACTATCGCGGCAGGTCTATTTTCAGGACTAGAAAGAGAATTAGCAGCACGGTACAGCTTTTTACTGGCAATCCCAACCATAGCTGGAGCGGCACTGGTACAGGTTAAAGATATAGGTACCGGACTAGAAGCAAACACTGCAGCACTTGTATCTGGATTCCTGGCGGCGCTTATTGTTGGTTTCCTTGCAATCAAGCTCCTCCTTAAATTGATAAAAGAAAGAACATTAATGATATTTGCTTACTACTGCTGGATAGTAGGAGCCGTGACTTTGATTATAAGCCATTTATACGGCTTAATTTAA
- a CDS encoding F420-dependent methylenetetrahydromethanopterin dehydrogenase, whose translation MVVKIGIIKCGNIGTSPVLDLLLDERADRPNIDTCVVGSGAKMNPDEIEKAVPLMLEMERDFVIFISPNPGAPGPAKARELLSAADVPAIIIGDAPGLRAKDEMNEQGLGYIIVKADPMIGARREFLDPTEMASFNSDVIKVLALTGAYRVVQNTIDEVVATVEAGNEIELPKVVITRDKAVEAAAFASPYAKAKAMAAYEIATKVADIDVEGCFMTKGAENYIPIVASAHEMLKVAADLATQAREIEKANDTVVRTPHGGKGETLAKCCLMEKPE comes from the coding sequence ATGGTTGTAAAAATAGGAATCATTAAATGTGGTAACATAGGTACCTCTCCAGTACTTGATTTATTACTCGATGAGAGGGCAGACAGACCAAATATAGATACTTGTGTAGTCGGTTCTGGAGCTAAGATGAACCCAGACGAAATTGAAAAAGCTGTACCATTAATGCTTGAAATGGAAAGGGATTTCGTTATATTCATAAGCCCAAACCCTGGTGCACCAGGCCCTGCTAAAGCAAGAGAATTATTATCTGCAGCAGACGTACCTGCAATCATAATTGGTGACGCTCCTGGACTCAGAGCTAAAGATGAAATGAACGAACAGGGATTAGGTTACATCATAGTTAAAGCAGACCCAATGATCGGTGCAAGAAGAGAATTCCTCGACCCAACCGAAATGGCTTCATTCAACTCCGATGTTATAAAAGTATTAGCACTTACCGGAGCATACAGAGTTGTCCAGAACACAATCGACGAAGTAGTAGCTACCGTTGAAGCTGGAAACGAAATAGAACTCCCAAAAGTTGTTATAACAAGAGACAAAGCTGTAGAAGCTGCTGCATTTGCTAGCCCATACGCAAAAGCAAAAGCAATGGCTGCTTACGAAATAGCAACCAAAGTAGCTGATATCGACGTAGAAGGTTGTTTCATGACCAAAGGTGCTGAAAACTACATACCAATCGTTGCATCTGCTCACGAAATGCTTAAAGTCGCAGCTGACTTAGCTACACAAGCAAGAGAAATTGAAAAAGCTAACGACACCGTCGTAAGAACTCCTCACGGTGGAAAAGGCGAAACTCTCGCTAAATGTTGCTTAATGGAAAAACCAGAATAA
- a CDS encoding DedA family protein, with translation MISIIEFVSNFTIDIIGHLGYWGIFIGMTLESACIPLPSEVIMPFAGFAVSEGKMTLLGIGIVGALGNLLGALIAYFVGFKGGRPFLEKYGKYILINSSKLDLADAWFERYGHEAVLISRMLPIIRTFISLPAGITRMDLKKFTIYTFLGSLPWTFVLGYIGVQLGPHWSIIKGYFHILDIIVVICIVGALAYLIYKYKK, from the coding sequence ATGATAAGTATAATTGAATTTGTAAGTAATTTTACAATTGATATAATAGGCCATTTAGGTTACTGGGGGATTTTCATTGGAATGACCCTCGAAAGTGCATGTATTCCCCTTCCAAGTGAAGTGATAATGCCCTTTGCAGGGTTTGCAGTATCAGAAGGGAAAATGACCCTTCTAGGCATAGGCATTGTAGGGGCTTTAGGAAATCTTTTAGGTGCCTTAATCGCTTATTTTGTTGGATTTAAAGGAGGAAGGCCTTTTCTGGAAAAGTATGGGAAGTATATACTCATCAATTCCAGTAAACTGGATTTAGCAGATGCATGGTTTGAAAGATATGGGCATGAGGCAGTTCTTATAAGTCGTATGTTACCTATAATCCGGACTTTTATATCACTACCTGCAGGAATAACCAGAATGGACCTCAAAAAGTTTACAATCTATACTTTTTTAGGATCACTGCCCTGGACCTTTGTTTTAGGTTATATCGGAGTTCAATTAGGCCCTCACTGGAGCATAATTAAAGGATATTTCCACATACTGGATATAATTGTAGTAATATGCATAGTAGGAGCTTTAGCTTACTTAATTTACAAATATAAAAAATAA
- a CDS encoding TMEM175 family protein: protein MALKRSKINITIPKDRLETLVDGIFAIAMTLLVLSIEIPSAEFHSTADFQIYIISLLPKILIYFISFILLAIFWMNHHVFFVIKRVNSAILWINIIWLMFIALVPFSTSLVSSFGQYEFSQIFFDLNIFTIGLLFYINWNYAVKRGYIAEKAIPYDKPIKKSNLFTPLIALAAIALSFINPYLSSTVFLFIPIIYIFYLKII, encoded by the coding sequence ATGGCTTTAAAAAGATCTAAAATTAACATTACAATTCCAAAGGACAGATTAGAAACTCTTGTAGATGGAATATTTGCAATTGCAATGACACTGCTCGTTTTAAGTATTGAAATACCTTCTGCAGAGTTCCATTCCACAGCTGATTTCCAGATTTATATTATATCATTACTACCTAAGATACTGATTTATTTCATTAGTTTCATCCTTCTTGCTATCTTCTGGATGAATCACCATGTATTTTTTGTAATTAAACGTGTAAATAGTGCTATCTTATGGATTAATATAATATGGCTAATGTTTATCGCATTGGTACCCTTCAGTACGTCGCTGGTAAGCAGTTTTGGGCAATATGAATTTTCGCAGATTTTCTTTGATCTGAATATATTCACCATTGGATTATTATTTTATATCAACTGGAATTATGCTGTCAAAAGAGGTTATATAGCTGAAAAAGCCATTCCATATGATAAACCCATTAAAAAAAGCAATTTATTCACACCGTTAATCGCACTAGCGGCAATTGCACTATCTTTTATAAATCCATACCTAAGCAGCACTGTATTTTTGTTTATACCTATTATATACATATTTTATCTAAAAATAATATGA
- a CDS encoding ArsR/SmtB family transcription factor yields the protein MKYMEKLLWWLITGKRGGINRARIIKTLHNRPYNAHQLAKELDLDYKTVRHHLKILEENKVIKSTGDSYSKLYFLTEEVEQNYDIFREIWEKITEKS from the coding sequence ATGAAGTACATGGAAAAGCTGCTTTGGTGGTTAATAACTGGTAAAAGGGGAGGTATAAACCGTGCCAGAATTATTAAAACGCTCCATAATAGACCTTATAATGCTCACCAGCTTGCAAAGGAACTTGATTTAGATTATAAAACTGTAAGGCACCATCTTAAAATTTTAGAGGAGAATAAAGTAATTAAATCCACTGGAGATTCCTACAGTAAATTATATTTCTTAACCGAAGAAGTAGAACAAAACTATGATATTTTCCGGGAAATCTGGGAAAAAATAACCGAAAAATCATGA
- the cas1b gene encoding type I-B CRISPR-associated endonuclease Cas1b produces MKKNYYLMSDGMLKRRENTVYFVNKDGKKPIPINKIYSIYAYGSLTFSSQAIHLLAKEGIPVHFFNYYGYYDGSFYPREKLLSGDLIINQAQHYLDHEKRIFIAKKFVEGAAKNMEKVLKYYSLENKIRSILPDLDGCNIITEVMNVEGRIRADYYQKMNEILPENFNFDKRVKRPPENMINALISFGNSMVYSTALSEIYNTQLNPTISYLHEPSERRFSLALDLSEIFKPILVDRLIFYLVNKRMLSEDDFEKDLNYCLLNDKGRKIFIKEYDERLKKTIKHRELNRKVSYKRLIRLESYKLIKHLLGSKEYKPFVMWW; encoded by the coding sequence ATGAAAAAGAACTATTATTTAATGTCAGATGGGATGCTTAAAAGAAGGGAGAACACTGTATACTTTGTAAATAAAGACGGCAAAAAGCCGATTCCAATCAACAAAATTTATTCAATTTATGCCTACGGTTCTCTAACTTTTTCTTCCCAGGCAATACACTTGCTTGCAAAAGAGGGCATACCTGTACATTTTTTTAATTATTACGGCTATTACGATGGTAGTTTTTATCCAAGAGAAAAGCTATTGTCTGGAGATCTAATTATAAATCAGGCTCAACATTATCTGGACCATGAAAAGAGAATTTTCATTGCTAAAAAGTTTGTGGAAGGCGCTGCAAAGAACATGGAGAAAGTTCTTAAATATTACAGCCTTGAAAACAAGATAAGGAGTATACTACCTGATTTAGATGGCTGTAATATTATAACAGAAGTTATGAATGTTGAGGGAAGGATACGTGCTGATTATTACCAGAAAATGAATGAAATTCTCCCTGAAAACTTTAATTTTGATAAGAGGGTTAAGAGGCCTCCTGAAAATATGATAAATGCGCTTATAAGCTTTGGAAATTCTATGGTTTACTCAACTGCACTGTCTGAAATTTACAATACACAGCTTAACCCAACTATTTCTTATCTTCATGAGCCTTCAGAGCGGAGATTTTCTTTAGCGCTGGATTTAAGTGAGATTTTCAAGCCGATTCTTGTTGACAGGTTAATTTTTTACCTTGTAAATAAAAGAATGCTCAGTGAAGATGATTTTGAAAAAGATCTAAATTACTGCCTGTTAAACGATAAGGGGCGGAAGATTTTCATTAAAGAATATGATGAACGGCTTAAAAAGACCATCAAACACCGAGAACTTAACAGAAAAGTCTCTTACAAGCGGCTTATAAGATTAGAATCGTATAAACTGATAAAACATCTTCTGGGGTCTAAAGAGTATAAGCCTTTTGTGATGTGGTGGTAA
- the cas2 gene encoding CRISPR-associated endonuclease Cas2: MYVIIVYDIKVERVNKVKGFLRKHLYWIQNSVFEGEVTKSELEEIKTGLLDIINKNEDSVIIYRFRTDDAFTRKVLGVEKAPIDGIL, encoded by the coding sequence ATGTATGTGATAATTGTATATGATATTAAGGTAGAACGTGTCAATAAAGTCAAAGGGTTCCTTCGAAAACACCTCTACTGGATTCAAAATTCTGTTTTTGAGGGAGAAGTTACCAAAAGCGAACTTGAAGAAATAAAAACAGGTTTGCTTGATATTATAAACAAAAATGAGGATTCTGTGATAATATACCGGTTCAGAACAGATGATGCTTTCACCAGAAAAGTTTTAGGTGTTGAAAAAGCACCTATAGATGGAATACTTTGA